The following coding sequences lie in one Globicephala melas chromosome 15, mGloMel1.2, whole genome shotgun sequence genomic window:
- the GDAP1L1 gene encoding ganglioside-induced differentiation-associated protein 1-like 1 isoform X4, which produces MKARKCNESAQTHTEEPEILSQVRLVIAEKGLACEERDVSLPQSEHKEPWFMRLNLGEEVPVIIHRDNIISDYDQIIDYVERTFTGEHVVALMPEAGSPQHARVLQYRELLDALPMDAYTHGCILHPELTADSMIPKYATAEIRRHLANATMDFMKLDHEEEPQLSDPYLSKQKKLMAKILEHDDVSYLKKILGELAMVLDQIEAELEKRKLENEGGCQFWGQKCELWLCGCAFTLADVLLGATLHRLKFLGLSKKYWEDGSRPNLQSFFERVQKRFAFRKVLGDIHTTLLSAVIPNAFRLVKRKPPSFFGASFLMGSLGGMGYFAYWYLKKKYI; this is translated from the exons ATGAAGGCCAGAAAGTGTAACGAATCCGCCCAAACTCACACAGAAGAGCCAGAAATCCTATCCCAG GTGCGGCTGGTGATCGCCGAGAAGGGCCTGGCGTGTGAGGAGCGGGACGTGAGCCTGCCGCAGAGCGAGCACAAGGAGCCCTGGTTCATGCGGCTCAACCTGGGCGAGGAGGTGCCCGTCATCATCCACCGCGACAACATCATCAGCGACTACGACCAGATCATCGACTACGTGGAGCGCACGTTCACGGGAG AGCACGTGGTGGCGCTGATGCCCGAGGCGGGCAGCCCCCAGCACGCGCGGGTGCTGCAGTACCGTGAGCTGCTGGACGCGCTGCCCATGGACGCCTACACGCACGGCTGCATCCTGCACCCCGAACTCACCGCCGACTCCATGATCCCCAAGTACGCCACGGCCGAGATCCGCA GACATTTAGCCAACGCCACCATGGACTTCATGAAATTGGACCATGAAGAGGAGCCCCAGCTCTCTGATCCCTACCTTTCTAAACAGAAGAAGCTCATG gccaAGATCCTGGAGCACGATGATGTGAGCTACCTGAAGAAGATCCTGGGGGAGCTGGCCATGGTGCTGGACCAGATCGAGGCTGAGCTGGAGAAGAGGAAGCTTGAGAACGAGGGTGGGTGCCAGTTCTGGG GGCAGAAATGTGAGCTGTGGCTCTGCGGCTGTGCTTTCACCCTTGCTGATGTCCTCCTGGGAGCCACCCTGCACCGCCTCAAATTCCTGGGACTGTCCAAGAAATACTGGGAAGATGGCAGCCGGCCCAACCTGCAGTCCTTCTTTGAGAGGGTCCAGAAACGCTTTGCCTTCCGGAAAGTTCTGGGCGACATCCACACCACTCTGCTGTCAGCAGTCATCCCCAACGCGTTCCGGCTGGTCAAGCGGAAACCCCCATCTTTCTTTGGGGCATCCTTCCTCATGGGCTCCCTGGGTGGGATGGGCTACTTTGCCTACTGGTACCTCAAGAAAAAATACATCTAA